The Raphanus sativus chloroplast, complete genome genome contains the following window.
CCAAAAGTTGAGAATTCTCGAATCCAAATATTTTCTATGTCGAATTTCCCCTATACTCCGAATATTATATTTTTCTAGAAAACAAGAGACTAACAAATTTTCTAGGCCTGTAGACATATCAAAAAATTTTTCTGTAGAATGAATAGATTTGTAGCAAAAAAGATTATATATAGAATCCTTTTTGAAATTCTGTTTATGTTTTGGATTGAAAAATGAGTTAGCCTCACAAAAATTTTGTTTTTTGTAATTATCAAAAAAATTTTTTTCGTATGAATCCACTTTGTTTAAACTTGGATTTAGAACGAGAGAGTCTTGGTTTATTTTATTTTTCCATTTTTGGGTTACTAATCTAGCCCATGCAATCTGAGGTAAATTATATTGAGAATGACTTCGTAACCAGTTTTTCCATTGATTTATTTCGGAATTTAAAAAGGTTTTATCTTTCCATTCATAATGAAAGATTCCTTGTTCTTGAAAAAAATCCTTTATTTGATTCTTAACAAAAAAGGATGTTATGTATATGTTATATTCAAAAAAAGACTTTAATTTAGAAAAGTTACTAACTTGAATTTGTGATAATTTGTAAAATACATATGCTTGTGATAAAGAGTATAAGTCATAACTAAAAAAATTTTTTTTTGATATGAAATTTTTTATAGTCGAAATAAAATAAATGGTATTTTTTTTTTTTTCTCCATTTTCCTCATTCTTGTAAATATATCGATCAAGAATTTTTTTTGTTGAATCAACAAAAAGTTGTGTAGTAATTCTTGGAATATTAACGATACCTAGAAAAATAGTTATAGACAGTTGTTCAACGCAAAATTTTATAAAAAAAACAGATTTACGAATTAATCGAGTATTTTTTTTTTTTAATGTCTGCCAACTTTTTTTTGATGACTCAATTATTTTAGAGTCATAACCCAGTTTGTTACAACTATTAGTTAGTTTTTCTTTTTCTTTTGAAATTTTTTTTGTTTGATTTCTGATTGTCTTTATTTTATCAATCACATTTTTTATTTTGTTTTCGCTGAGTGAAGAATTTGGCCACTCCGTGGATTTTTTTTGAACAGATAGTTCATGAATCATCTGATTACTCATTATTAAATCTTTTTTAGTTTCATTTAATTCATATATTGCTCTCGGGCCAACTAATGAAATTCTATTTTGTTTTGAAAGGTTTTTTTTTTTTTCTTTTAGAAAAAGCAAGTTTTTTATAATCCAGTTTTTAATTTCTTTTTCGACTTTTAGGAAAATTGTTGCTCTTTCTTTGAAAATCCTTAAAACCGGAAAAGACTTCGTTTTGGATTTTTTGATTCTTTTTTTTAATTCTTTAAAAATAGGTTTTAAAAAAGAAGGTTTTGGTTTGGTAGAACCAAAAGGTAGGTCAGTTTCCAGCCCCCAAACTGTTAAAAAACGAAAATAAATTTTTTCTCCTTTTGTTTTTTTTAGTCGAGCCTTCTGAGATGATTGAAATTTATATTTATGCCAAGGTTTAAGATAAAACGGAAATATGATTTTTATCTGAATACCATCCGTTAACCAGTTTCGTGGAAATTCTGTTTCGGATAGTTGAACCCCATTATAAGTACATTTAACATGCATTTCACGTTTCCAATCCTTGAAATCCTCTTCCCACTCGGGAAGTTGAAATAATATGATACGGATGCTATTTTTAATTATTATCAATAAAGGTAATATAATATATTTTCTAAGAATAGATTGAGTTATTAAAATAAAACCTCTTATTATTTGAGCAAATAGGAAGCTATCCCAAGTTTCCGCAATTTCTAGGCGTCTTTGTTCGTCTTTTTTTGATTGTTCTTCTTCGTTTTTATAAATAATAATTTTTTTTTTCCACATGAAATTTCTAAGAATTTTTTTTTTTAGCCCCCATATATCAAACGAAAAAAAAAAAAATTTATCTATTCTATCAAAAAAAAGGGGCGAATGTGCTTTTGCTTGCAAAAATTCCCAAATAACAGTTTTACGCCTTTGGGAACGCATGGATCCTTTAATTATGTCTCGACGAAAATCAGATTGTTCTGAATAACGAATCAAAGTCATTTCATCTGGTTGATCAGAATTTTGATTATCTTTGAGATTAGTATAAATCTCGTTATGCGGTTCTTTTAAATCAGTAAAAACCACTACAAGTTTTGCTTTTCTTGAACGAATTCCAGGCTCGGTTGGTATATTTTCTTCAGTTTCGCCTTCCACCGCTTCCAATTCACTTGTTAATTTGTATGACCATTGAGGAACTTGTTTATTGATTTCCATGAAATCAATAAAATTTTTTATAAGAGTTTGATCATTATTATAAATTATAACGACATCAAATAAAATTTTGAAAATTTTTATTTCTTCTTCTGACTGAATTTTTTCTTCTTGGGGTTCTGAAAAAAAAGAAAGTTTTTTCTCTATTGATAAAGATTTTCTTTTAAATTTTTCTATTGTTTGTTCAAATTTTTGAGAATTAATCTTCAGAAGTATACCATGAATTTTGTTTATCCAAGATCCTCTTATATTCTTTTTTTTATAGGTTTTGGTTATGATTTGGAACGGAGATAATTTTTTGATTCTTCCGCGCGAGATCCCATGTAAAAATGGGTCATAAATTTTAGGTAAATATTCTTTTTGAGTTTCGTTATGACAAAATCGAGTCGTTTTTTCCAGTATATTTTCAACAGACCATTTCTTATCTAAAGCTTCAATTCTATTTAAAAATTCGTTTTTTAAATTTTCCTTTTTTTCTTCATTGACCAAACTCCAACAAGTATAAACTTGATCCGAGGGTGTTTTTTCTGTTGTAAATGAAGGGATCTTTTTTTGTATCATTTCAAAAAACGTTGAAAGGTTGGGGGGATATGTAAAAGATATTCGTTCTTTTCCATCACTTTGGCATGTATAAAAAAAATATTGTGACATTTCATTTCTTACAGTATTTTCAATTTTATCATTTTTTATATATCGATTTGGTCTATTCCATCTTTTATAATCGAAAACTAGAGTTACAAAAGGTTTTTCAAACCATAAAAAATGATCCTCTTTTTTTTTTATTTTGAAAAATTCTAAATTCGAATTTTCTTTATTTCCATCTCGATTTTCAGAAACTGTTTTATAGTTATAGTATGTTCGAACGTGGAATTCATCATCCTTATTAATTTTGTCTTTTCCATTCACTCCGATTTCTTCCATTTCATCGATTTTGTCCAGATCCTCCCTTTCTTCCGAAAAAAGAGAAGGAAAAGGAGCTTCTTCGGTGGATACCTCTTGGTCCTGTTTAGTCCCACCCGTTTCTGAGGTTCCTTTTAGTTTCTTAGTAAAAATGGGTGATGGTATTCTGCCTAAATAGTAGACACAGGTAATAAATAAGATAATACTAAAGATTCGAGTCATAGAATTTCTCAATTCTGACACAAGGAACTTATACTTATTAGATCTAATAAGTACATTAGACCTAATAGAATTATTTTGCTGTATCCAGACTAATACCAATCCAACCCATTTCATGAATAAAATGTGACCAATTAACCAACCAACAAAACTACTTGTTACAAATAACATCTTGTTGTTGCATCGAAACATATAAATGTTGACTAATCTGGCTAACATTGAACTTGGTAAAATGAAATGGTTGAATAATTGAAAAATGAAATTATTCAGGAATACACATTGAATGCGAAGATTACGCATTTCATTTCTGGTAGTAGATCCATAATCAAAAAAGTGTTTGTGATTGTTCCAGAAGAAATGAAACAAAAGATACGGTAGAGCTAGGACAGTTATTGTATGAGGTCTACCCAATGCTAAATGCAGAGGCGCATAATAGATCGATATGAACATCATGAGCTGTCCCGCAATAAAACCAGTTGTTGCTGATACTTTCTTCTCGGTTCCTTCTTCTCCTTCGTCCATAACCCGAGCTCGGAGAAGGAAGAGATAAGAGGGCCCTATGGAGAATGTGGTCAGAAATCCATAATAGAGTCCGACCACAGCGACCGAATTGATTATCTTCATGCATAAGGATACTAGATTACCTAGTATAAAAGATTGAAAAACCATCACAAACCTCCCTTTTTTCTTTTCTATTTCAATTTCTGGATTATTATATGATGATTTTGCAACTTTCCATATATAGAAATAGAAAGAGATAGACTAGAAACGACATCTCTTATGTCAATGACACCAAAGGGATATTAAATGAATGGAATTGGGATATGGATGGAATATAATGAAATAGAGCCGCTTTGAGGTTCCCTATGAAATGAGGCATGTAACGGAGCCACTACGAAGAAGTTCCGGGGGTTACGAAGGAAACTTCGAGTTCATATTGGTCATGGGTTGAGAACGGGAATTGAACTCTATGAGATCTAATCTCCCGTTGTTCCTCAGTAGCTCAGTGGTAGAGCGGTCGGCTGTTAACTGATTGGTCGTAGGTTCGAATCCTACTTGGGGAGATTTGATTCATTCCGAATTCAAGAATTCAGAATGTAAGAGTAGGTAACCCGTTCCCTGTGTCTTTGTTTCTATTGCATTCTATCTCATCGTATCACATTCTGTTCTGTGATATTTGAGAATCAACGTCAATACCTCGGTGTAGGTCCGGGATAATCCTTTATTCCATAGTCCTGGGGCTATTTACAACTAGCCAATTCAGAATTTGCAGGTGTACTAACAAGTGCATCAAAGATGCAGTCATCGATTCTCCCGAGAGTTCACAATTACCGCGCGCAAACATATTAATTTAATGACTTAATGATGAGGAACGCATTTTTTCTATGCTACTAATACTTGTACTTGCTCTGCTATTCTGCCCAAGCCTGGCTGAGGAAGAGTTACGGGGCTTCGAAAAATATGCTGATTCGGCCGTTAAAAATACTATATGTAAAAAAAATAAGCGATAGATATAATAGATATATATATCTAAATTCAAATAAAAAAGAAGGCCACTCCACTCTATTTCGACAAAAGACCCATCCCCAACCAAGTTCCATAGCTTTGAGTCCGCTATCCCGAGCATGATTTTCCTACCCCCCCGGAGGGAAAGGTCCTTCCCTTTTGGGCCGGTTGTGGGCGAGGAGGGATTCGAACCCCCGACACCGTGGTTCGTAGCCACGTGCTCTAATCCTCTGAGCTACAAGCCCCACCCCGTCTCCACTGGATCTGTTCCCAGGAGTACCCTACAAAAAAAGGAACCTTTCCTCTCCCCAGCCATTTCGGGTTAAGAAGATGTGAAAGTGCCTTTCTCTCTATAAGAACGGTGCGTTCCGGGGTGTGAAGTGGGATAGAAGGGATTTCATAATTGGGGTTTTGAATAAGACAACCTTTTCATTTTTCATTTTTTTTCAATATGAAAAAGTAATAAGAATGAGAGGTGTTAAGCTTTTC
Protein-coding sequences here:
- the ycf1 gene encoding Ycf1 → MMVFQSFILGNLVSLCMKIINSVAVVGLYYGFLTTFSIGPSYLFLLRARVMDEGEEGTEKKVSATTGFIAGQLMMFISIYYAPLHLALGRPHTITVLALPYLLFHFFWNNHKHFFDYGSTTRNEMRNLRIQCVFLNNFIFQLFNHFILPSSMLARLVNIYMFRCNNKMLFVTSSFVGWLIGHILFMKWVGLVLVWIQQNNSIRSNVLIRSNKYKFLVSELRNSMTRIFSIILFITCVYYLGRIPSPIFTKKLKGTSETGGTKQDQEVSTEEAPFPSLFSEEREDLDKIDEMEEIGVNGKDKINKDDEFHVRTYYNYKTVSENRDGNKENSNLEFFKIKKKEDHFLWFEKPFVTLVFDYKRWNRPNRYIKNDKIENTVRNEMSQYFFYTCQSDGKERISFTYPPNLSTFFEMIQKKIPSFTTEKTPSDQVYTCWSLVNEEKKENLKNEFLNRIEALDKKWSVENILEKTTRFCHNETQKEYLPKIYDPFLHGISRGRIKKLSPFQIITKTYKKKNIRGSWINKIHGILLKINSQKFEQTIEKFKRKSLSIEKKLSFFSEPQEEKIQSEEEIKIFKILFDVVIIYNNDQTLIKNFIDFMEINKQVPQWSYKLTSELEAVEGETEENIPTEPGIRSRKAKLVVVFTDLKEPHNEIYTNLKDNQNSDQPDEMTLIRYSEQSDFRRDIIKGSMRSQRRKTVIWEFLQAKAHSPLFFDRIDKFFFFSFDIWGLKKKILRNFMWKKKIIIYKNEEEQSKKDEQRRLEIAETWDSFLFAQIIRGFILITQSILRKYIILPLLIIIKNSIRIILFQLPEWEEDFKDWKREMHVKCTYNGVQLSETEFPRNWLTDGIQIKIIFPFYLKPWHKYKFQSSQKARLKKTKGEKIYFRFLTVWGLETDLPFGSTKPKPSFLKPIFKELKKRIKKSKTKSFPVLRIFKERATIFLKVEKEIKNWIIKNLLFLKEKKKNLSKQNRISLVGPRAIYELNETKKDLIMSNQMIHELSVQKKSTEWPNSSLSENKIKNVIDKIKTIRNQTKKISKEKEKLTNSCNKLGYDSKIIESSKKSWQTLKKKNTRLIRKSVFFIKFCVEQLSITIFLGIVNIPRITTQLFVDSTKKILDRYIYKNEENGEKKKNTIYFISTIKNFISKKNFFSYDLYSLSQAYVFYKLSQIQVSNFSKLKSFFEYNIYITSFFVKNQIKDFFQEQGIFHYEWKDKTFLNSEINQWKNWLRSHSQYNLPQIAWARLVTQKWKNKINQDSLVLNPSLNKVDSYEKNFFDNYKKQNFCEANSFFNPKHKQNFKKDSIYNLFCYKSIHSTEKFFDMSTGLENLLVSCFLEKYNIRSIGEIRHRKYLDSRILNFWFRKKVNIEPDTKSKKKYIKTKVQNYQRIDKITKTSLANQKINFFDWMGMNEEILNHRITNFDFFFFPEFFLFSSTYKMKPWVIPIKLLLFNFNETKNVNKQITLKKKGFISSNENKFLRLFNLNKEENESAGQEKFESDKETKINMESALSKQEKNIEENYTESKIKKSQNKKQPKSNTDEELDLFLKRYSRFQFRWNCFNQKIINNIRVYCLLIRLKNPNEITISCIERGEMSLDILMIEKNCTFSKLMKKGILIVEPVRLSVKNDGQLIIYRTIGISLVHKNKQKISKRSKKKSYIYKKNNYDFFVPETILSPKRRKEFRILICFNLKKKNARDRNSKFDTNIQNLTTVLNKKKDLDKDKKNLIKLKSFLWPNFRLEDLACMNRYWFNTTNGNHFSMIRIHMYTRFQMH